One genomic segment of Pseudomonas sp. RU47 includes these proteins:
- a CDS encoding esterase-like activity of phytase family protein yields the protein MRFGWALAGALLLCAMSVSAEPLQELRVLSGHPVDGMRGGNLSGLAMCGGELWTVSDRDDDQIYRLNTADQVWQAEALHIDVPLVPETGLPWGLRSRNWAASFVRGGDLDFEGISCDSAGNRYIVSEGHAAVLQVPVSGPVNWLKISPMMVREARASGMLLHFNAIFEGLAISPAGDQMWLAAERQSRGLLLIKRQQTVWDCDGRCVLLSEGGKEMQPPQFPKARAVDRDFSDLSLFNGKLFTLERNAFQICRRDAQTAKVERCWSYAAELLQANRRYSQNFGLEEALIVDADGAWVGVDNNFGPRADGEVRPIVWRFAAPDGGWSAKP from the coding sequence GTGCGATGAGCGTGTCGGCCGAGCCGTTGCAGGAGTTGCGCGTGCTCTCCGGGCACCCGGTCGACGGCATGCGCGGCGGTAACCTGTCGGGGCTGGCCATGTGTGGCGGCGAGTTGTGGACGGTGTCGGACCGCGATGACGATCAGATCTATCGGCTCAATACTGCCGATCAGGTCTGGCAGGCCGAAGCCTTGCACATCGACGTGCCGCTGGTGCCGGAGACCGGTTTGCCGTGGGGGTTGCGCTCGCGCAATTGGGCCGCGTCGTTCGTGCGCGGTGGCGATCTGGATTTCGAGGGCATCAGTTGCGACAGCGCCGGCAATCGCTACATTGTCAGCGAGGGCCATGCGGCGGTTTTGCAGGTGCCCGTCAGCGGCCCGGTCAACTGGCTGAAGATCTCGCCGATGATGGTTCGCGAAGCGCGGGCCAGTGGCATGCTCCTGCATTTCAATGCGATCTTCGAAGGCCTGGCGATCAGCCCTGCGGGTGATCAGATGTGGCTGGCCGCCGAGCGGCAAAGCCGTGGTTTGCTGCTGATCAAGCGCCAGCAGACGGTGTGGGATTGCGATGGTCGTTGCGTGCTGCTCAGCGAGGGCGGCAAGGAAATGCAGCCGCCGCAGTTCCCGAAGGCCAGAGCGGTCGACCGAGACTTTTCCGACCTTTCGTTGTTTAACGGCAAATTGTTTACCCTTGAGCGCAACGCCTTCCAGATTTGTCGGCGCGATGCGCAGACCGCCAAGGTCGAGCGTTGCTGGTCGTACGCCGCTGAACTGTTGCAGGCCAACCGCCGTTACTCGCAGAACTTCGGGTTGGAAGAGGCGCTGATCGTTGACGCTGATGGTGCATGGGTCGGCGTCGACAATAATTTCGGCCCGCGCGCCGACGGTGAGGTTCGGCCGATCGTCTGGCGCTTCGCCGCACCTGACGGTGGCTGGAGCGCCAAGCCATGA
- a CDS encoding retropepsin-like aspartic protease family protein: MSQQPPGKRAGRVLMILAWCAALFLATRFFGQWEQRQQNPNVVVSSEQGEGFIEVKLAGNAQGHFVASGQINGEPVEFMLDTGATDVAIPADLAKRLKLEEGFGVTLSTANGLSQGYRTKIARLQLGDIVLRDVRALVAPGLHGDQVLLGMSALNKLEFTQRGGTMLLRQTTNR, from the coding sequence ATGAGCCAGCAACCGCCGGGCAAGCGCGCCGGTCGGGTGCTGATGATTCTGGCCTGGTGCGCAGCTCTGTTTCTGGCGACGCGGTTTTTCGGCCAGTGGGAGCAGCGCCAGCAGAATCCGAACGTGGTGGTCAGTTCGGAGCAGGGCGAAGGTTTTATCGAAGTGAAACTGGCCGGCAATGCCCAAGGGCATTTTGTCGCCAGCGGTCAGATCAACGGTGAGCCGGTGGAGTTCATGCTCGACACCGGCGCAACCGATGTGGCGATCCCGGCTGATCTGGCCAAACGTTTGAAGCTGGAAGAAGGTTTCGGAGTGACGCTGAGCACGGCGAACGGCCTGAGCCAGGGCTATCGGACCAAAATTGCCCGTCTGCAACTGGGTGACATCGTGCTGCGGGACGTCCGTGCATTGGTGGCGCCGGGGCTGCATGGCGATCAGGTGCTGCTCGGCATGAGCGCCCTGAACAAACTTGAATTTACTCAGCGCGGTGGCACCATGCTGCTGCGCCAGACAACGAACCGATGA